Part of the Vigna unguiculata cultivar IT97K-499-35 chromosome 3, ASM411807v1, whole genome shotgun sequence genome, TCCCGGTTTGGTACTTTCATCAAGTACGTAATGATCACTTTTTTATCACCATAGTACTTTTACTGGAACCAACCTTAACTATTATTCATTGGTTCTGAAACAGATTATGCAGACTTCATCAGCTTCTTGTGCTCTTTGCCGGACATAGACACCAATGTGGTCGTTGCAGCTACTGGAGAGCAATGCAATCACCCATTTGCCAACCCTTTCGGTCTAAACCTTCCTTCAGTTACAGTGTCTGAACTGAGAGGATCGGTTTCTGTCCGAAGAACTTTCATGAATGTTGGTGAATCCACAGAGACGTACTTGGCCTCTGTTATTCCTCCAAATGGAACTGAAATTTGCCTCTATCCAACTTGGTTTACCTTAACTCCACAAGGAACGCAAGATTTGGATATACAAATCACTGTTGTCCAACCAATGCGGAATTTTACCTTTGGTGAAATTGTTCTCGCAGGGAATTTAAACCACATTGTACGAATAACGTTGTCAGTGTTGGCGGTTTCGGTGTACTGAAGATCAATTCTTTCATTTCAGGTTTAAGGATATTAAGTTCGGTTTTTTAACAAAAAGCTATTATTTCCAATCCATGTACCCAAATGTGAACGTTATTTCCaaaaaggttaaaaatattttagtttaatttggaTATTACGTCAACGTAGAGAATTTGGCATTCTCAACTTATTAGAAATCATGTTAGCCatgaactttaaaataaatcgttaaaagaaattaatatttttttaattatataacatCGTAATACAGTTACAGTATTCTAATTAAGCTTTGTTACATCagaagttttcatttttttaaaaaaacagttgtttcatacttttctcACAAGCCATAACCAATTGTGTATTCGGATAACAAACTTTATTAAGCAACCGTATTCAAAATATTCTTATATATTGAACCGGTCCATTTATCGAAAAATATGTGCATTCTCGGCTTTTGTAACAGAATCTTATTCAGCATAACCAGAACAGCGTACTGGTAGATCAAGATATAAAACTGTGTCGTCTGAGAGCAAATCCCATGGAAAGTAAAGTTATAAGGGCACGAACAGATCTATATTGAATGGgaataatgaacaaaaaatgtaacaaattACAATGACAATGGGTAATTACAGtcaagataataaaaaaaaaaatcaatctgttCTGCACATACAATCTTTACACCTAGGATACCTGTAAACACTTCTTGCCTTTGGCCTTGTTTGTACATGTTTAGTTTGCCTAACTGCTTTCCTCATTCTCTGTTCAAAAACACGCCACTCTATGGTGGAGTTCTTCATGAATATACTCGCTAGCCTTCTTTTATTTGGACGTATTGTTGGCATTCTTCCACCACCATAATATATTCGAAATCCAGAGACCAATGATGATAGCTGACTTCCAGAATCAGTCATGGCAAATGCATCCGAAGCAGTGCAGCCTATGAAGTCTAGTGCTGCTAACTACAATAGAGACAGCTTATTGTCAATATTTGTGACATCATTGATGTAAGCGAAACAACAATAACAGTAGCATGTTAGTAACAAACCTGAGAGGAATAATTAGCAAACGGTTCAAGTTCAGTCGAAGAAAGCAAGTTCTCTTTGGTAACTAATTTAGGGTACAAGCTGGTCAAAGCAACCAATCGTGAGTGACCTCCATACAAATTAGAACCAGCTATAAATATTTGCGTTTTTCGATTGAAACCAAGAGCAGCAAGCATAAGGATGGATTCTTCAGGTGTCAAAGGACATAGGCCTTCAGACCTGAGCTCAGAAGGAGAAGGTAATCTGCATAGaagatttcaattatttattgagTAAGGCTCTTTTCTTCATAAATTCTAAAAGACAAATATATTGACCAAGTTTTTCCACCCGTATCATAAGGAGGGAAAAGTTTCAGATGGAACGATTATGATGCATACCTTGTAGTCCTCTTCAGCAGTGCTAATGCAGGAAAATGGATTTCGCGATATGCTTCCAATTCTTTCCTCTCTTCCTCACCTCCCCCAAATTCACATAAAGAATGAGCTACCATGTCAATTTCAAATCTGAGGTGCAAAGCTAAGTATTTGGCTGCTTTCTTGGCATTATGTTCACCTTTCTCCTTAATTGATTCTGCAAATGGACCAACAAGATGATGGTCCAATGGTCCAACGAGACCTGAATGTTCACGCAATCTTTTAAGAAGCAAAGCCCCAGTTTCTTGTATTCTGGGAACAAATTGCAGGGCATGAAAGTTACATCTGCAACGAAGTCTCTATATGAAGTTCCCCAATTAGGAAGAGAgcttcaaatataaaaaaagagagaaaaacagAGTATGCAAGAGCTTGAGTTCATGaaaattatagtttatattttatgcttcaaagatcattcaccTGCAGTTCAAATGGGATTGGATCAAATGCCAAGCGATTCCCAAATCCCACAAAGTGAACAACTTGATTTTTACGTATAATAGGTAAGATGCGTTTCAGGTAAAAACTTGGCTTAGCCTCCTTCTCCATGTCAACATCTGTCACCTGGAAGAGCATtccaacaattaaaataatacacgACAAAAATAGTCGAGTTTAATCAGTTTACATGAAAGGCTATGAGGGGGGCTAGGGTGTAACTTACAACACTACCGATTGCCCCCAAGTCCAAAGATTGTAGCTCCTTAGGAAGTTCCCTCACTATCCGAATATCAGGAGTCAAGTAGTTAATAAAATGCTCCTCCTGATAGATATCGCTGAATTGACTATGAAATTATACAATAAGCAATTATAAGTTATGTTAACAGGTTCTGTTAACAGGTTCTCAACATCAACAAAGAAGGCCCGTGGACGGCAAAAGTGGCATTCAAATGATCCAAGACAAAAGCTAAACCTATAAATCCTAATAATTTATGCTATTTTCCCCCCACAAATACATGAGATGTAAAATAACATTCTAGTCAGCAAAACTATCAAATTACGTATTCCACATGTTGCTCAAAATCACTCGTAATATCAAATACATGGCACATTAGCAAAATATGACAGAGAAAGATCATCTGGGTAGAAGGCCAAGGTGGAACGAGAAGAACGAGAGACAAGGAAGCATTACCTCACGTCTCTCCATACACTACTGTACATAAATTTGGGAATAACCAAAGTTGAATTGAGTAACCGTGCCACCACAACTGCATTACAAACCTGTTGCAGATCAAAACCAACAAAAATGACATGCAaagcatttaaaataaaacttcagCTTTCCTACAttaaaatcaatgaaaattgaaaatccAATCATTTCAGAAGCAGCAACATGGAAACATAACGGTCGAAGAAAGAATACTTACACCTACTCGTTGCTGATTGATCCCACCATTTGCAGTAACCAGAATGTATCCATTTTTTCCCTCTATTGGAGTACAAAATAAGAGAGCCGTGAGTAACacattgaacaatttttttccttttgtagtACACTAACACTTACAGAGTATAAACAATGGGTTTGATATTCATGTGTCAACAGATTAGAAATTGTACCAAATATGACTACTAaagtaattattatgaaaatcaaCAAACTTACTGTGCAAATATACATTGTTATTGCATTCTAATTAATTTCTATAAACAATTCCTAAATTTCAACCACACATACCATTAGGTTCCCAATTCCGCTGATCAGCACAAGGTCTCCAAGCAGAAGCAGGAACGAAGGGTTCCTGCCACAAATCTTTTGGTTCACGTTTATTCTGTCACATTGGGCACAATAAGTCAGAGTTACCAAAAAACTTGCTCAGCTATATTATAGTTTGAAATCACTCTATAACCTTATGGCATATAACCAGAAGAATTATAATCGTCCAGAACTTTACATCCAGTGTCCATCCAGAAAGTTAGCCACTTTTAAGACACAATCAACCATAACTACCATTAGAgatttcaagaacctccaaaacTATTAATCACTTGTGAGGCATATTTTAACCATTAGTTCCCAAATGATTATTGTATATACACATTGGTAAAATTAACCGCCATTAGACATTTTTATAATCTCTTGTCATTAGTAACCATTATTCAGTAGACATATTTAAGTAAGACACCAGAACATCACATTCAACTCAAATCCTTAAGACAAAAAGGTTTATGGGTTCTTCTACCTATATACTGTTTATGTTGTTCATTTTAA contains:
- the LOC114178481 gene encoding O-fucosyltransferase 15, encoding MVSASDFDALQHPDRCSPTSRTPRLGPSRLSSTRRSQSHSSSWFRRKRAKMLLALIALLASFFFVNWFMLFRLQYQHDAPHPIPKPTLRSSSASISLQGKVNNKTGNKKQSQKGNYVRLLALAAHALAENKREPKDLWQEPFVPASAWRPCADQRNWEPNEGKNGYILVTANGGINQQRVGVCNAVVVARLLNSTLVIPKFMYSSVWRDVSQFSDIYQEEHFINYLTPDIRIVRELPKELQSLDLGAIGSVVTDVDMEKEAKPSFYLKRILPIIRKNQVVHFVGFGNRLAFDPIPFELQRLRCRCNFHALQFVPRIQETGALLLKRLREHSGLVGPLDHHLVGPFAESIKEKGEHNAKKAAKYLALHLRFEIDMVAHSLCEFGGGEEERKELEAYREIHFPALALLKRTTRLPSPSELRSEGLCPLTPEESILMLAALGFNRKTQIFIAGSNLYGGHSRLVALTSLYPKLVTKENLLSSTELEPFANYSSQLAALDFIGCTASDAFAMTDSGSQLSSLVSGFRIYYGGGRMPTIRPNKRRLASIFMKNSTIEWRVFEQRMRKAVRQTKHVQTRPKARSVYRYPRCKDCMCRTD